One region of Microbacterium rhizosphaerae genomic DNA includes:
- a CDS encoding glycoside hydrolase family 1 protein gives MNYVRHCNYRRAGVQGQRRWCWVPVAPEPTKATDFKRVQSGRPGAAAAASRVGTRCPPAASHAVYLDSPWVLRLNEREERRMSDINRFLWGASTAPMQIEGNNLNSDWWRREAASPGMEPSGDACDSYHRYPEDIALLAESGLDTYRFGIEWSRIEPRPGQVSRAELAHYRRMIDTCLHAGVTPVVTVHHFSNPLWFADEGGWMGSNAVDRFTFFAETVAPILGDVPYLITMNEPNMLAQMMTIEQMMREGTFNAWQSPTVARDGDEEPVLNVSGLPAPTREHSERLIEAHRAARDVLSARTDARVGWSVANQVFEAVEGGEERLRYEREAREDVFLEAARSDDFLGVQAYSAQSVGPQGPIAHQPAEGNTLVGTPFRPDALGLALRHAWDVARVPLLVTENGIATGDDDRRIQYTAEALRGLFAAARDGVELLGYLHWTLLDNWEWGHWGPTFGLIGVDRVTFERSPKPSLEWLGRVARSQGALVDAGLATADQQR, from the coding sequence ATGAACTATGTGAGGCACTGTAATTACAGGAGAGCGGGTGTCCAAGGTCAGCGCCGGTGGTGCTGGGTGCCGGTCGCCCCCGAGCCGACGAAGGCTACGGACTTCAAACGGGTGCAGTCTGGGCGTCCTGGTGCCGCCGCAGCGGCATCGCGGGTGGGCACCAGGTGCCCTCCGGCGGCATCGCATGCCGTCTACCTTGACTCCCCGTGGGTGCTCCGGCTCAATGAACGAGAGGAACGGCGAATGTCCGACATCAACAGGTTCCTGTGGGGGGCATCGACCGCCCCGATGCAGATCGAGGGAAACAATCTCAATTCGGATTGGTGGCGCCGTGAGGCGGCGTCGCCGGGCATGGAACCGAGCGGGGACGCCTGCGACAGCTACCACCGGTATCCCGAAGACATCGCGCTTCTGGCGGAGTCCGGGCTCGACACGTACAGATTCGGCATCGAGTGGTCGCGCATCGAGCCGCGACCCGGTCAGGTGTCGCGTGCCGAACTCGCGCACTATCGGCGCATGATCGACACCTGCCTGCACGCGGGAGTGACCCCCGTCGTGACAGTGCACCACTTCTCGAACCCGCTGTGGTTCGCCGACGAAGGGGGGTGGATGGGATCCAACGCGGTCGACCGGTTCACCTTCTTCGCCGAGACCGTTGCGCCCATCTTGGGCGACGTGCCGTACCTGATCACGATGAACGAGCCCAACATGCTCGCGCAGATGATGACGATCGAGCAGATGATGCGCGAGGGGACGTTCAACGCCTGGCAGAGTCCGACTGTCGCGCGTGACGGCGATGAGGAGCCTGTGCTCAATGTGAGCGGGCTGCCGGCTCCGACCAGGGAGCACAGCGAACGTCTGATCGAGGCGCATCGAGCAGCTCGCGACGTGCTGTCGGCCAGGACCGACGCACGGGTCGGATGGAGTGTCGCGAACCAGGTCTTCGAGGCGGTCGAGGGCGGAGAGGAGCGCCTCCGCTACGAGCGCGAAGCTCGAGAGGATGTGTTCCTCGAGGCCGCCCGTTCCGATGACTTCCTGGGCGTGCAGGCGTATTCGGCGCAGAGCGTCGGCCCGCAGGGCCCGATCGCTCATCAGCCGGCCGAGGGCAACACGCTCGTCGGCACTCCGTTCCGCCCCGACGCCCTCGGGCTCGCGCTCCGACACGCGTGGGATGTTGCGCGTGTACCTCTGCTTGTCACGGAGAACGGGATCGCGACGGGCGATGACGACCGCCGGATCCAGTACACGGCCGAGGCTCTGCGGGGGCTCTTCGCGGCCGCCCGCGACGGCGTCGAGCTCTTGGGCTACCTGCACTGGACGCTGTTGGACAACTGGGAGTGGGGACACTGGGGGCCCACTTTCGGGCTCATCGGGGTCGATCGCGTCACCTTCGAGCGATCGCCGAAGCCGAGCCTGGAATGGCTGGGACGGGTTGCTCGCAGCCAGGGGGCCCTGGTCGACGCAGGATTGGCCACCGCTGATCAGCAGCGCTGA
- a CDS encoding FitA-like ribbon-helix-helix domain-containing protein, protein MATIVVRNLPEDVRENLRLRAQRHHQSMEAEVRAILSEAVADIDPVLAWLDESAQIREETGGVDLPQPSRTAARDVSL, encoded by the coding sequence ATGGCGACGATCGTGGTCCGGAACTTGCCCGAGGACGTGCGGGAGAACCTGCGCCTGCGTGCTCAACGGCATCACCAGTCGATGGAGGCCGAGGTCCGCGCGATCCTGTCCGAGGCGGTCGCTGACATCGATCCTGTCCTGGCATGGCTCGACGAGTCCGCGCAGATCCGCGAAGAGACCGGTGGCGTCGATCTGCCTCAGCCGTCCCGCACAGCGGCGCGGGACGTCTCCCTGTGA
- a CDS encoding PIN domain-containing protein, protein MIIVDTNVWSETLRAVPDPHVLRWFRANAADLYMPALVVHELVFGIELLPDGRKRTQLEPHVHAMIARIARRVLPYDADTARTHAALRAAARLAGREPSAQDGQIAAHAAHHNAALATRNTTDFAGLNITLVNPWDVR, encoded by the coding sequence GTGATCATCGTCGACACCAACGTGTGGTCCGAGACCCTGCGGGCGGTACCAGACCCGCACGTCTTGCGGTGGTTTCGAGCAAACGCAGCCGATCTCTACATGCCGGCATTGGTCGTGCACGAGCTGGTGTTCGGCATCGAGCTCCTCCCGGACGGGCGGAAGCGGACCCAGTTGGAACCGCATGTGCATGCGATGATCGCTCGGATCGCCAGGCGCGTGCTGCCCTACGACGCCGACACGGCGCGCACGCACGCGGCGCTGCGCGCGGCCGCGCGCCTGGCAGGCCGGGAGCCTTCAGCCCAAGACGGCCAGATCGCCGCCCACGCGGCCCATCACAACGCCGCCCTCGCGACCCGGAACACGACCGACTTCGCCGGCTTAAACATCACGCTCGTCAACCCCTGGGACGTGCGCTGA
- a CDS encoding alpha/beta hydrolase, whose product MRLFTHTVGTRGASLTCYIQEPDEGLKNATVRPAALILPGGAYMFLSAAESEPVALAYAAEGYNTFVLRYTVGPDSPVAAAYEDGQAALGWLRANATDLHIDPAKIVAVGFSAGGHLAASLGAFGPERPNALVLAYPGVEGPTARAGVSLADAITPEMPPAFLFGTVGDDVVPARQWLSLLQALESNIVPFESHLYMLGPHGVSLAKAHTSNGRAAGVSPDTARWFTDSVRFLTAIFGDFLVSGEPQDYSQLAARATYGPDMPIYRLIEEAGPAAVLEVHIPALLERLRGSAGSAMSLRQLSEFAPDHLPTATVERISADLARFNEVTA is encoded by the coding sequence ATGCGACTCTTCACCCACACAGTCGGCACCCGCGGCGCGAGCCTCACCTGTTACATACAGGAGCCCGACGAGGGACTCAAGAACGCGACCGTACGCCCTGCCGCACTCATCCTGCCAGGCGGCGCATACATGTTCCTGTCGGCGGCCGAATCAGAGCCGGTTGCGCTCGCCTATGCCGCGGAGGGGTACAACACGTTCGTTCTGCGCTACACCGTGGGACCGGACAGCCCCGTTGCGGCAGCCTATGAGGACGGGCAGGCCGCGTTGGGGTGGCTTCGCGCCAACGCCACCGATCTGCACATCGATCCGGCGAAGATCGTCGCTGTCGGCTTCTCTGCCGGGGGCCACCTGGCGGCGAGCCTCGGTGCGTTCGGCCCCGAGCGCCCGAACGCTCTCGTCCTGGCGTACCCGGGCGTCGAGGGACCAACCGCTCGGGCAGGAGTTTCGCTGGCGGACGCGATCACTCCCGAGATGCCACCGGCATTCCTTTTCGGCACCGTGGGAGACGACGTCGTTCCGGCACGCCAGTGGCTCTCGCTTCTGCAGGCGCTGGAGTCGAACATCGTCCCCTTCGAGTCGCATCTCTACATGCTCGGACCTCATGGAGTGAGCCTTGCGAAGGCGCACACATCAAATGGCCGAGCAGCCGGCGTCTCGCCGGACACCGCACGGTGGTTCACGGACTCGGTTCGCTTCCTCACCGCGATCTTCGGCGACTTCCTCGTCTCCGGTGAACCTCAGGACTACTCCCAGCTGGCTGCCCGCGCGACGTACGGTCCGGACATGCCGATCTACCGGCTCATCGAAGAAGCAGGTCCCGCGGCGGTTCTCGAAGTGCACATCCCCGCGCTTCTCGAACGTCTCCGGGGAAGCGCCGGATCAGCGATGTCGCTGCGGCAGCTGTCCGAGTTCGCGCCCGACCACCTGCCGACTGCGACCGTGGAACGCATCAGCGCGGACCTCGCCCGATTCAACGAGGTGACGGCATGA
- a CDS encoding MFS transporter: MHHPMRPPRDTRHPEASLAPSHPKKDSMTTKSEARATRKAEKANDPTRVSFWKFLTWSATGASYAVSVMLLGYFTIYATDSLGLNAGIVAGILVFVKILDALGLLWSGWLIDRAPETRWGKARPFELAIVGVWVASALLFSIPGGLGDVAKYIWIGVAYALISAVFTPLLNSNDPLYLARAFGSRDAITKISSRSGIFVGLFAIVAGIGLPLIFGSAGKDPSAWTIAAWSLAVPMALFGLGRFVFNKEKYLTEDPTTPKVTLKEIWTVLKSNRHLWTIAAIQFVNAFVGFIGVGTYYFRYIVGDLSLLALASAMNILLLPILIFLPVLVRKFGIAKTMFVANLIGAAGFVLFALGGLGMPFVIAALLFSAVAGIPIAFLIPVMIIDSATYNEWQGNRRLESVGGAVTGFGRNIAAAISVGATGLVLTATGYNGTLDVQAPAATAGITVLASWVPAALTVISAFVALGYGKFERQLPTITADIDLRRMEEANGEVPAWATPYMATAATAASGIHIVTEGHTAHGADAGPERSSRDV, from the coding sequence ATGCATCACCCGATGCGCCCACCCCGCGACACTCGTCATCCTGAAGCGAGTCTCGCCCCATCACATCCGAAGAAGGACTCGATGACAACGAAGTCTGAAGCTCGCGCCACTCGGAAGGCCGAGAAAGCAAACGACCCCACGCGGGTCTCGTTCTGGAAGTTCCTCACGTGGTCCGCGACCGGCGCCTCGTACGCCGTGTCGGTCATGCTGCTCGGGTACTTCACGATCTACGCGACGGACAGCCTGGGGCTCAACGCGGGTATCGTCGCCGGCATCCTGGTGTTCGTCAAGATTCTGGACGCACTGGGCTTGCTCTGGTCGGGCTGGCTGATCGACCGAGCACCGGAGACGCGATGGGGTAAGGCCCGGCCGTTCGAACTCGCCATCGTGGGCGTTTGGGTCGCATCTGCGCTCCTCTTCAGCATTCCGGGGGGACTCGGAGACGTGGCGAAGTACATTTGGATCGGCGTTGCGTATGCGCTGATCAGCGCCGTGTTCACGCCGCTGCTGAACTCGAATGATCCGCTCTATCTCGCACGCGCCTTCGGGAGCCGTGACGCGATCACCAAGATCAGCTCTCGTTCCGGGATCTTCGTGGGCCTGTTCGCGATTGTCGCGGGCATCGGGCTGCCGTTGATCTTCGGAAGCGCCGGAAAGGACCCGAGCGCCTGGACGATCGCCGCGTGGAGCCTCGCGGTTCCCATGGCGCTCTTCGGCCTTGGACGATTCGTGTTCAACAAGGAGAAGTACCTCACCGAGGATCCCACCACCCCCAAGGTGACACTCAAAGAGATCTGGACGGTGCTGAAGTCCAATCGGCATCTGTGGACCATCGCGGCTATTCAGTTCGTCAACGCGTTCGTCGGATTCATCGGCGTTGGCACGTACTACTTCCGCTACATCGTCGGTGACCTTTCGCTCCTGGCCCTCGCCAGCGCGATGAACATTCTGCTGCTGCCTATCCTGATCTTCCTTCCCGTCCTGGTGCGCAAGTTCGGCATCGCCAAGACCATGTTCGTGGCGAACCTGATCGGCGCGGCCGGCTTCGTCCTGTTCGCTCTCGGCGGGCTGGGGATGCCTTTCGTGATCGCCGCGCTGCTCTTCTCAGCCGTCGCCGGCATCCCGATCGCGTTCCTCATTCCGGTGATGATCATCGACAGCGCGACTTACAACGAGTGGCAGGGCAACCGTCGCCTCGAAAGCGTCGGCGGCGCCGTCACCGGATTCGGCCGCAACATCGCGGCGGCGATCTCGGTGGGCGCGACCGGTCTCGTGCTGACGGCCACGGGATACAACGGAACCCTCGACGTCCAGGCCCCGGCCGCGACCGCCGGCATCACGGTGCTGGCGAGTTGGGTCCCGGCGGCACTGACAGTGATCTCCGCATTCGTGGCGCTGGGCTACGGAAAGTTCGAGCGCCAGCTGCCGACCATCACCGCCGACATCGACCTGCGCCGCATGGAAGAGGCGAATGGGGAGGTGCCCGCCTGGGCGACGCCGTACATGGCGACGGCTGCGACTGCCGCGAGCGGCATTCACATTGTGACTGAAGGGCACACCGCCCACGGAGCGGATGCAGGACCGGAGCGCTCGAGCCGGGACGTCTGA
- a CDS encoding glycoside hydrolase family 3 N-terminal domain-containing protein produces the protein MSSESAAPYRDRSLSIEERVEDLLSRLTLTEKAGQLTQYFYMGVAINMPSDLDIASIPDEHRAHVQQPFMVQSAVRAGTAGSVLFAKDPALVNHLQRIAVEESPHGIPLLVGYDVIHGLRTIFPVPIALAASWNPAVAEASQAVAAAEARAVGINWTFAPMIDIARDPRWGRIIEGAGEDPVLSGAIAAAQVRGFQGDGGGGSVLAGPKHFVGYGASRGGRDYDDAEISDSELWNVYIPPFRAAVEAGAANVMSAYMDLNGVPASASSWLLNDVLRDELGFDGFTVSDANAVRSLEVQHFAKDLQDAAIRAVSAGLDVEMAMFDPAYDRIPQAVSEGRLSEATVDRAVRRVLTAKFRLGLFENPFVDEAGAATVLGSTASRDAAKDAAEQTFVLLKNDDAALPIAANALSSVAVIGQLAASKRDVLGPWVFDHDVDEAVSVLKGLRDRLGSGVRIEYAPGASIPERLHPSLFDRMDAAVEATPADYDDDAEIERAVTIAAESDVAIVVVGQRQNQIGEKSSQATLELTGRQLEQLRRITATGTPVILVVMSGRPVDLQWADENVPAILQAWYPGVRGGDAIASALVGDISPAGRLPFTWPRNVGQIPMIYAHNRTFQPEEQSRRYFDEPSTPLYPFGYGLSYSEFSYGPVTLERDRIAIGESVRVRVDVTNVGSRRSDEVAQLYVHQRFGTSTRPVRELKAFQRLHIPAGETRELTFELGPDQLRYWSAAARGYVQDDTLIDIAIGGDSTAPFSATLTVHGGPLES, from the coding sequence ATGTCCAGTGAAAGTGCAGCCCCTTATCGGGACCGCTCGCTCTCCATCGAGGAGCGCGTCGAGGATCTGCTCTCCCGTCTCACCCTGACCGAGAAGGCAGGGCAGCTGACCCAGTACTTCTACATGGGTGTCGCGATCAACATGCCGTCGGATCTCGACATCGCCTCGATCCCGGACGAGCACCGCGCACATGTGCAGCAGCCCTTCATGGTGCAGTCGGCCGTGCGGGCCGGGACCGCCGGGTCTGTGCTGTTCGCCAAGGATCCCGCACTCGTCAACCACCTGCAGCGCATCGCCGTGGAGGAGAGCCCGCACGGCATCCCCCTGCTCGTGGGCTACGACGTCATCCACGGCCTGCGCACGATCTTCCCCGTCCCGATCGCGCTCGCTGCCAGCTGGAATCCCGCTGTCGCAGAGGCCTCTCAGGCCGTCGCTGCCGCAGAGGCCCGCGCCGTCGGCATCAACTGGACCTTCGCTCCGATGATCGACATCGCGCGCGACCCGCGCTGGGGGCGGATCATCGAAGGCGCCGGCGAGGACCCCGTGCTCAGTGGCGCGATCGCCGCCGCGCAGGTCCGCGGCTTCCAAGGCGACGGTGGGGGCGGCAGTGTTCTCGCCGGACCCAAGCACTTCGTGGGCTACGGCGCCTCGCGCGGCGGCCGCGACTACGACGACGCGGAAATCTCCGACTCCGAGCTGTGGAACGTCTACATCCCGCCGTTCCGCGCCGCCGTCGAAGCGGGAGCCGCGAACGTGATGAGTGCGTACATGGACCTGAACGGCGTCCCCGCCTCGGCCAGCAGCTGGCTGCTGAATGATGTGCTTCGGGATGAGCTCGGCTTCGACGGCTTCACCGTCTCGGATGCGAACGCCGTGCGCTCCCTCGAGGTTCAGCACTTCGCAAAGGACCTTCAGGACGCCGCTATCCGCGCGGTGAGCGCCGGCCTCGACGTCGAGATGGCGATGTTCGACCCCGCCTATGACCGCATCCCCCAGGCAGTCAGCGAGGGAAGGCTGTCGGAGGCGACCGTCGACCGTGCGGTGCGGCGAGTGCTGACGGCGAAGTTCCGCCTCGGCCTGTTCGAGAATCCCTTCGTCGACGAGGCTGGCGCCGCGACCGTCCTCGGCAGCACCGCCAGCCGCGACGCCGCAAAGGATGCCGCAGAGCAGACCTTCGTACTCCTGAAGAACGACGACGCAGCCCTCCCCATCGCTGCGAACGCGCTGTCGTCGGTGGCGGTCATCGGTCAGCTCGCCGCAAGCAAGCGCGACGTTCTCGGCCCCTGGGTGTTCGACCACGATGTCGACGAGGCGGTTTCCGTCCTGAAGGGCCTCCGCGATCGGCTCGGCTCGGGTGTGCGCATCGAGTACGCGCCGGGCGCCAGCATCCCCGAACGTCTCCACCCCTCGCTCTTCGACCGGATGGACGCCGCGGTCGAAGCGACCCCCGCGGACTACGACGACGACGCCGAGATCGAACGCGCAGTGACGATCGCCGCCGAGTCCGATGTCGCCATCGTCGTGGTGGGACAACGACAGAACCAGATCGGCGAGAAGTCATCTCAGGCGACCCTCGAACTCACCGGTCGTCAGCTCGAGCAGCTGAGGCGGATCACTGCAACCGGTACGCCGGTCATCCTCGTCGTCATGTCGGGGCGCCCTGTTGACCTGCAGTGGGCCGATGAGAACGTCCCCGCGATCCTGCAAGCGTGGTACCCCGGCGTCCGCGGCGGCGACGCGATCGCGTCGGCTCTCGTCGGCGACATCTCACCCGCCGGCCGGCTCCCCTTCACCTGGCCCCGCAATGTCGGGCAGATCCCGATGATCTACGCGCACAATCGCACATTCCAGCCGGAGGAGCAGAGCCGTCGGTACTTCGATGAGCCGAGCACACCGCTCTATCCCTTCGGCTACGGGCTGTCCTACTCGGAGTTCTCCTACGGACCGGTCACTCTCGAACGCGACAGGATCGCGATCGGGGAGTCCGTGCGAGTTCGCGTCGATGTGACGAATGTCGGCAGCCGTCGCTCCGACGAAGTAGCCCAGCTCTACGTGCACCAGCGCTTCGGCACGTCCACCCGTCCCGTGCGCGAGCTGAAGGCGTTCCAGCGACTCCACATTCCTGCCGGCGAAACCCGCGAGCTCACGTTCGAACTCGGCCCCGACCAGCTGCGCTACTGGAGCGCGGCAGCGCGAGGCTACGTCCAGGATGACACCTTGATCGACATCGCGATCGGCGGAGACTCGACAGCGCCGTTCTCCGCCACGCTGACCGTTCACGGCGGGCCTCTCGAGTCATGA
- a CDS encoding acyclic terpene utilization AtuA family protein, whose protein sequence is MTASYRIGAGSGFAGDRIEPAATLAERCDLDALVFECLAERTIGLAHQRMTHEDAAGFDPAFLQRLRAVLPTLPAKTKLLTNAGAADPRGLAREIQRELAEHAHPRSLSIAAVFGDDVIDVLPGSAQILGTDMTVADLGDRIVSANAYIGAAAAVAALDEGADIVVTGRMGDAALFAAPILHHFNADPDSPDAAAAPTLIGHLLECAGQLTGGYFADGIRKTVPDLAHLGFPFAGVESDGSAEFRKPENTGGVLSRETVLEQLLYEIDDPRCYQTPDTTLDFTPVLIQETGPNRVRVSGVRSTGRPQQLKVSIGVMDGYLAAGSIAYAGHAALERAQLALAIVSERWESVHDRPASELRLDLQGANSLRPWTQPPHAPAEVRARIGIRSFDPGVPALLRRELESLYTNGPSGGGGVEFSSSQTVGIVSALIDRDLVQPRFEMMR, encoded by the coding sequence ATGACCGCCAGTTACCGCATCGGAGCAGGATCCGGCTTCGCCGGCGACCGCATCGAACCAGCCGCGACTCTCGCCGAACGCTGTGATCTCGACGCCCTCGTCTTCGAGTGCCTCGCCGAACGCACGATCGGGCTCGCACACCAGCGAATGACCCACGAGGACGCCGCCGGTTTCGATCCCGCCTTCCTTCAGCGTCTTCGCGCGGTGCTTCCCACGCTCCCCGCCAAGACCAAGCTGCTCACCAACGCCGGCGCAGCCGACCCGCGCGGTCTCGCTCGCGAGATCCAACGCGAACTGGCCGAACACGCGCACCCCCGTTCTCTTTCTATCGCGGCCGTGTTCGGTGACGACGTCATCGACGTGCTACCCGGGTCCGCGCAGATCCTCGGCACCGATATGACGGTCGCCGACCTCGGCGACCGAATCGTGTCCGCCAATGCCTACATCGGCGCAGCCGCAGCGGTCGCAGCGCTGGACGAGGGCGCAGATATCGTCGTGACCGGTCGCATGGGCGATGCGGCACTCTTCGCCGCCCCGATCCTGCATCACTTCAACGCGGACCCCGACTCCCCCGACGCCGCCGCTGCCCCCACGCTCATCGGTCACCTGCTCGAATGCGCCGGGCAACTCACCGGTGGCTACTTCGCCGATGGCATCCGCAAGACCGTCCCCGACCTCGCGCATCTCGGATTCCCCTTCGCAGGCGTGGAAAGCGACGGGTCAGCCGAATTCCGAAAGCCGGAGAACACCGGCGGAGTCTTGTCGCGCGAGACGGTGCTCGAACAGCTTCTCTACGAGATCGACGACCCCCGCTGCTACCAGACCCCTGACACCACCCTCGACTTCACACCTGTCCTCATCCAGGAGACGGGACCCAACCGGGTGCGCGTCAGTGGAGTCCGATCAACGGGTCGCCCACAGCAGCTGAAGGTGAGCATCGGCGTCATGGACGGGTATCTCGCGGCAGGGAGCATCGCGTACGCGGGGCACGCCGCGCTCGAGCGGGCGCAGCTCGCGCTGGCGATCGTGAGCGAACGATGGGAATCCGTTCACGACCGCCCCGCGTCCGAGCTTCGGTTGGATCTGCAGGGCGCGAACTCGCTGCGGCCGTGGACGCAACCACCGCACGCTCCCGCCGAGGTGCGAGCCCGCATCGGCATCCGAAGTTTCGATCCTGGCGTGCCCGCTCTCCTGCGCCGGGAACTCGAATCCCTGTACACGAACGGCCCCTCCGGCGGAGGAGGAGTCGAGTTCTCGTCCTCCCAGACCGTCGGCATCGTCTCGGCCCTCATCGACCGCGACCTTGTCCAGCCGCGATTCGAGATGATGCGATGA
- a CDS encoding AtuA-related protein, with amino-acid sequence MIQLHEVAHARAGDKGNTSIIMVAPYIPDDYERIAAALTPARVATHFGVPLANVTIHAAATLRAFTIVIRERLDGGVTRSRGADPHGKTLSGHLLELSVPD; translated from the coding sequence ATGATCCAGCTGCACGAGGTCGCCCATGCACGCGCCGGCGACAAAGGCAACACGTCGATCATCATGGTCGCCCCGTACATCCCGGACGACTATGAGCGCATCGCAGCGGCCCTGACGCCTGCCCGCGTCGCCACCCACTTCGGGGTGCCGCTCGCAAACGTCACCATCCACGCTGCGGCCACATTGCGGGCGTTCACCATCGTGATTCGCGAACGCCTCGACGGCGGGGTCACCCGCTCCCGCGGTGCCGACCCCCATGGCAAGACGCTCTCCGGGCACCTCCTCGAGCTTTCCGTTCCCGACTGA
- a CDS encoding SDR family oxidoreductase, with amino-acid sequence MTNAPFSSQSPSLDSATSAPATRSGGRVAGKVALVTGAARGLGASFARMLVSEGASVILTDVLDEIGTELAASLGDRARYVHLDVRDYEEWERAVAESIAAFGRLDVLVNNAGVVRSSPIDEHPTDDWKLVIDVNLTGSFYGIRAAAAALRASGSASIINVSSEAGLQGYERISGYNASKFGLRGLTKSAALDLGRHNIRVNTVHPGMTRTPLLEGREFPQDHVALHRVGEMDEVARLVLFLASDESSFSTGSEFVADGGEAAGLVRS; translated from the coding sequence ATGACGAACGCTCCGTTCAGCAGCCAGAGTCCCTCGCTGGACTCTGCGACATCGGCGCCTGCTACCCGGTCAGGAGGCCGGGTAGCAGGCAAGGTCGCCCTGGTCACGGGCGCCGCACGCGGCCTCGGTGCCTCGTTCGCTCGCATGCTCGTCTCGGAAGGGGCGAGCGTGATTCTCACGGACGTCCTCGACGAGATCGGCACCGAGCTGGCTGCATCCCTCGGCGACCGGGCACGATATGTGCACCTCGACGTGCGCGACTACGAGGAGTGGGAGCGCGCCGTCGCTGAGTCGATTGCGGCTTTCGGGCGACTGGACGTTCTTGTCAACAATGCCGGAGTGGTGCGAAGCTCCCCCATCGACGAGCATCCGACCGACGACTGGAAACTTGTCATCGACGTCAACCTGACCGGATCCTTCTACGGCATTCGAGCAGCAGCGGCGGCCTTGCGCGCATCCGGCTCGGCATCCATCATCAACGTCTCCTCCGAAGCGGGACTCCAAGGGTATGAGCGGATATCCGGCTACAACGCCTCGAAGTTCGGCCTTCGCGGATTGACCAAGAGCGCCGCTCTCGACCTCGGGCGCCACAACATCCGAGTCAACACCGTTCATCCCGGCATGACCCGCACACCGCTGCTCGAGGGCAGGGAGTTCCCGCAGGATCACGTCGCGCTGCATCGGGTGGGAGAGATGGACGAGGTGGCGCGCCTGGTGCTCTTCCTCGCGTCGGACGAGTCATCGTTCTCGACAGGATCCGAGTTCGTCGCCGACGGAGGAGAAGCAGCAGGGCTCGTGCGCTCCTGA
- a CDS encoding carboxylesterase family protein yields the protein MLVTTWRGVQFASLAHSFAAPQPVDLTALPVPGGTAGSAPLQRLHAARPLGAATSPDCLFLNVFAPKGAADLPVVLYFFGGGFEAGAASEASIDGAHLAQLGPCIFVAANYRLGAYGFAHFHTLSDQLTDAHNLGLQDAIAALHWVRKFIHLFGGDPHRVTLMGGSSGAFLATALAVARGVAPSKPSPASRAARHASSPKKTRCASARTSFAPSAARRPARPF from the coding sequence GTGCTTGTTACCACCTGGAGAGGGGTGCAGTTCGCCAGCCTCGCGCACAGCTTCGCGGCTCCTCAGCCGGTAGACCTCACTGCCCTGCCCGTCCCCGGCGGCACCGCCGGAAGCGCACCCCTGCAACGCCTCCATGCCGCGCGCCCGCTGGGAGCGGCGACATCGCCGGACTGCCTGTTCCTGAATGTCTTCGCACCGAAGGGAGCGGCGGATCTGCCCGTCGTGCTCTACTTCTTCGGGGGCGGATTCGAAGCGGGCGCCGCGTCCGAGGCATCCATCGACGGGGCCCACCTTGCGCAGCTCGGGCCCTGCATCTTCGTCGCCGCGAATTACCGGCTGGGTGCCTACGGGTTCGCCCACTTCCACACGCTGAGCGACCAGCTGACAGACGCGCACAACCTCGGTCTGCAGGATGCCATCGCGGCGCTGCACTGGGTGCGGAAATTCATTCACCTGTTCGGAGGGGATCCGCACCGTGTCACCCTGATGGGCGGCAGCTCCGGCGCATTCCTGGCTACCGCACTCGCGGTGGCCCGAGGAGTCGCCCCGTCCAAGCCCTCGCCTGCTTCTCGGGCGGCGCGTCACGCATCATCGCCGAAGAAGACTCGCTGCGCTTCGGCAAGGACATCGTTCGCGCCCTCGGCCGCGAGGCGTCCGGCTCGACCCTTCTGA